Sequence from the Tursiops truncatus isolate mTurTru1 chromosome 18, mTurTru1.mat.Y, whole genome shotgun sequence genome:
AGGAGTGTTGAGGTGTCACTTTTGGTGTCAGAAGAGTTGAGAGATTGGTAGTGGTGTGACGGTGAAAAGATACatagaaagataaaacaaacggaaaacgaaattaaaaaaagaaaaaaatgcataggAGGAAGATTGAGGTTTTCTTTACAAGCCTATTTGAGGAGATGTGCCAGTCAACGCACAAGAActgtctgtagttttatttcacaTTGTAAATAAGTTagcatttgtgttattttttattttatttttttttgcggtacgcgggcctctcaccgctgtggcctctcccgttgcggagcacaggctccggacgcgcaggctcagcggccatggctcacgggcccagccgctccgcggcatgtgggatcctcccggaccggggcacgaacccgcatcccctgcatcggcaggtggactctcaaccactgcgccatcagggaagccctgtgttattttttaaagtaaactttaaagacctttaaaaaatgtccattgttcatcactaatcagggaaatggaaatcaaatccacaatgacATATCACTTCACTTCTGttggatggctactatcaaaaaacagaCAATAAGAAGTATTGtcagggatgtggagaaactggaaccttgaGCACTTTGATGGACATGTATCAATAAAATGGGTGCAGCCGCTACAGAAAAGTgtggaggttccacaaaaaattaaaaatagaattaacatgtgattcagcaactccacttctgtgTATTTGTCCAAAGGtattgaaagcaggatctcaaagagattttGCACACtcatattcatagcaacattattcacagtagctaagatgtggaagcaacccaaactGATCATTGAGAAACCCAAGTTGATTATCGTCCATCAtcgatggatgaatagataaataaaatgtggtatcaTATTAACCAGTGTTTTCCAGAACCAACAGGATGCgtaaatatacatgtattccagtatgtgtgtgtgtgtgtgtacacacacacacacacacacacacacacacacacatacacacacacacacacacatacacacacacacacacatacacacacacacatacacacacacacacacacatacacacacacacacacacatacacacacacacatacacacacacacacacatacacacacacacacatacacacacacatacacacacacacacatacacacacacacacatacacacacacacacacatacacacacacatacacacacacacacacacacacacacatacacacacacacacacatacacacacacatacacacacacacacatacacacacacacacatacacacacacacacatacacacacacacacacacatacacacacacacacacacacacatacacacacacacacacatacacacacacacacatacacacacacacacacatacacacacacatacacacacacacacatacacacacacacatacacacacacacatacacacacacacacacatacacacacatacacacacacacacatacacacacacacacatacacacacacacacatacacacacacacacacatacacacacacacacacacacacatacacacacacacacacacacacacacacacacacacacacacacacatacacacatattccaGTACAGGTCTGAagtcctgagaaccaggggaTCTGGTATTGTAGGTTCCACTATGAAAGTTAGCAGGCTCAAGACCCCAGAAGAGCCAGTGTTTCAGTTCAAGTCTTGAGGCAGGAAAAGACACGTGTCCCCCTTAACAGGCAGGAGGAGTTCATTCTTACTCAAGGGGAAGTcagcctctttgttttcttcaggccTTCGATGGATTGGATGAGGGCTGCCTACATTAATATCACAGGCAAACGTACgtacattggaatattattcagcactgaaaaggaatggaattctgacacatgccatcccatggatgaaccttgaggacataatgctaagtgaaataagcccatgacagaaagacaaatattgtatgattccacctatatgagTATCTGGAGTAGTCAAAATTACTGAGATAGGAAGTGGAATGGTGGTGACCAGGGcctgagggaggggaaagggagtcCTTAGTTCAATGGGTATGGACGTTCATTTTTgcaagatggaaaagttctggagaaagatggtggtgatggttgcacaacagggTAAATgcacttaacactactgaattgtaccctaaaagtggttaagatggtagattttatggtatgtgtttttaaaccacaatttgaaaaaaaaaaaatctagggccACAGGAGGCACTGTAGACAAAGGACAGTCCTGGGAATCAAAATGCCTTTCTCTGTACTGATTAGAGTGGAAGAGACCTGAAAGAGAAGTGAATTCCACAGAGGAATGAGATGAAACCCAAGGGTGAAGGGACCAAACCTAGACACGCAGCTGTAATCAGGACCCAGATTTTCTGAGTGTGGCCGGGGCTTTGTCCGCCATGCACTGCTGCCTTCTGGAGCCTGAGATGACGTGTACAGTGCGTCCTGCAGTCCTCTTCGTGTTGCAGATCCATGACATACAGAAGTTTCCCCAAATGAGATATCTTTCCTTCTCTGGGATGGGGTGAGGATTATAAATTCAAAAGTTAAccatattgggacttccctggtggcgcagtggttaagaagcagccgccaatgcaggggacacgggtttgatccctggtctgggaagatcccacatgctgtggagcaactaagcctgtgtgccacaactactgagcccgcatgccacaactactgaagtctgtgtgcctagagcctatgctctgcaaagagagaagccactgcaatgagaagcccgtgcaccgcaacgaggtgtagcccctgctctccacaactagagaaaagcccacgcgcagcaacgaagacccaacaaagccaaaaataaataaaaaaataaatgtattttttaaaaaagtcaaccATATTAAAGAGAAGTTGAAAAGTGACTTCAAAAGGGTAACGTGGATACAAAcgactatatgtaaaataaacaacaaggacctactgtatagcacagggaactatattcagtatcctgtaataaaccataatggaaaagaatctgaaaaagaatgtgtatataggtataactgaatcactttgctgtacaccggaaactaatacaacattgtaaatcaactacgcttcaatttaaaaaaaggtagggcgataaattttatgttatgtgtattttaacacaatttttttaaatcgaaaagatgtggtacatgtacagtagaatactactcaCCCATGAGAAAGGGGGAaacttgccatttgtgacaacatggatggaccttgagggtattatgctaagtgtgATAAGTCAGAccgataaagacaaatactgtttgctttcacttacatgtggaatataaaaaacaaacagacacacaaaacaaaactcagatacagagagcagattggtggttatcagaggggaaggggcttgggggggtgggtgaaatgggtgaaggggatcaatTGTACAGTAACAGATgctaactagacttactgtggtgatcactttgtagcGCACACAAAGATTgaattatgttatacacctgaaactaacataatgtcatatgccaattttacctcaattaaaaaaactcaaaaagtGTCTACAGTTAACGGTTTAAGATTAGTGTTCTAAAATACTGAAGGATTTTAATAGTCACCAGCAGAGCCcagtttatactttattttatttgacttgtTATCCTTAGTTAATTATTACTAATACTGCTGGCTGATAAGTGATAGTGAAAATTTCACATGAATTTTGTACTGCATCGTGATCACTTCTCTTGAGTGTGGAAATACGAAAATGGGTCTggattgtgtttaatttttgaaactAGTAGAAACTcattatttagtttaaaatatgtaaacagctgtAGCTGTGAGATAACAGATTATGCTTTTGGTTAAAATTCTGGAAATCACCCTCTTTTTTTTATACCAGTGGTAGAAAAAAGAGGCTTATATTTAAAAGGAATAGACAAAAATcagcaaattcattttaaatgcagTACATTCAGATGTAATTAACAATAAATGCAATTTATGAACTCTGACATATTAGACATGTTTTATGACACTTGACGATTATCTAATACAGCTTTTACAAAATTtcctataaaattatatttctgttgagCAATCAGACTTGGTAATAAAACAATCTGAGGTTAAGAGAGTCTTTATATTTTGAGTAGCAGGAAAACACAAGAAGAGAAGTTGCAGATTTCCAAGCtgctcagagagggcttccctgctggcgcagtggttgacagtccgccttccaatgcaggggacacgggttcgtgccccggtccgggaggatcccacatgccgcagagcagctgggccgtgagtcatggccgctgggcctgtgcgtccggagcctgtgctccacaacgggagaggccacaacagtgagaggcccgcgtaccgcaaaaaaaaaacccaacaaaatgtgaccatcctttcctttttaattcatcTATTAAACTGTTTCATTGGAAAATGATGgggatcttttttagtttctAAGAAAACTTACTGCAGTtgaattttctattaatttttagaaCTCAAATTGTCCATCACCTCTGTTTTGCATGTTGGCAAGAGGattcctgtttctctttccttctgtgccTGTTCACCTCTCCTAAGCATCCTATCAGTTTTCTTTACTCACTCAACTGCTGGGAAACCAAGTCCTCTCCATCTGGATAAGCCGGCCTGGTGCCGGCAGAGAAGCTTGCCGTCTACTGATGAGACATGGGCGTTGGGGAGGCTTTCGTTTCCTCTCACCCCTTACGTTATCCCAGCTCCAGGGATGGGAGGAATACCTCCACTCATCTGGTTCCTCCATGCCGTCTCCAGGTCAAGGACACCTGGCACACTCATGGGAGGCTGATGGCCCCCACTGCCTGGGCCCACAGACTTCTGCTTTGCCATTTATTTGAAGATTCACTGAGACTCCAGTCCCAGATTCAATACTACCTAACCTTGCTTTGGGGGAAGAAGCCTcacatcatttttctttgtctaagaACTGTTAGAGCCCAACATCCAGCTGCCTATGGGTTCCTCTGTAGTTTGGCTCAAGAAAGATGGATAACTCAGAGCCTgtaggaaggagaagaaaaatggatTCAGGCTGCATTTTTCTCAGAATACCCTGGGCTTcctttggtttttctttaattcGAGGTGATTCCCTCCTTACATGGTGACCCACAATTCTGATTTCCTAATTCCCTTCCTGAAGAGGTGACTGAATTTATTCTGGGTCCACGTAGAAAAGACAGATCCCTTCAATACCTCTCCACAGAATAACACTTTTAAAGATGTTGTTTTCTTGTGTCCTAATTCTACTAAATAGTTGAAGTTATCAAAAAGTAACTTTagagtagaaatggaaataagattcTTCTTAGTGAATGAGCTAGTTTTTCCAGCAATAAATGCTAGATGAAATATAAGACAAAAATTTCTCTTTACATTGTAATTTTTAACATGAAGACATTTGGAAAAATTCTGGAAGAACATTCGAAACACACAGTTTTTGGGTTGTAGGAATACAGATATCCTCACGCTAGCAGAACTAGTTAGGATGTTTCGGGATCCATTAACGTCTACTCTTGTCTCAAATTGGCTTAAAGAATAAGGCAAAAGGATTACTCAGTATAAAACATCCCCAGATAGGGAACACGAAGAGTTGATTAATTCAGCGGCGCAATAGTGCAGTTAGAGACCCAGGTTTTCTTCCTACCCTCCACCTGTCGGCCTAGACAGCACAGCAGTTGGTGGATGGCCAGCACAGTTCTGTGTGGTCATATGTGAACATGTGGCAGTGCAGGAAGGATGTCTTTTTCTTGGGTTTCTCTTTAAAGATGATGAACTCTTTCTCATGAGCCCCCAAAGAGACCACCCCTCCCATCTGATTGTTAGAAACCTCTCTTATCCGTCCACTCTTAGCAATCAATGCTGATGCGGATGGAATCACCAGGACTGCGTTGCAGTGATTAGAATTGAAGCTTGCAGTGGGTCAGCATCCCACCAAAATGTCTATCTAAACAAAATCAGTTTCTAGATTCGGGGCAGGGAAGAGTCTGTTAAGATGGTAGAACAAAATTGGGCATGCAGATGCGTCTGACTTCAGAGGCCATACATCTCACCCCCATCATTTTACTTCTCACATTTAATaagcaaaatttcaaataaattattaaaaacgTTTGCAAACTCTGCTTTATTCGTTTTTAAAGACAGAGAGAATTTCATAAGTAATGTTTCCTGCATGGATAGAATTAATCCTTTCTCCCAACATTTTTGAGATGGTCAGATCTGACCAGGTATTATTTGAGTGCCCTTCTGTGTCAGTGTGTATTGTCTGTGTCATGCATGTAAAGTAGAAAAATTAGTTGATGTATATGAAATAGACAGATGATCTGACACATATTCATCTTAATACTAATGAAAATATTCTCGTAAGTGTTATAAAGGTAAAGAATAACAAACTAAATTGCACTTTAATTGAAAATAGTATTAAAcagaaatttcttaaaaacacacaCTTAAATAAACACTCAAGAGAATTAAATCTGAAAGCAGTTACACTACAAATTGAGGACAATTCACAGATGAAACTGAATTCTTAgcggcttttttttttccaaaactgacaaaaattaagcTCCAGTAAATACATACACACTCCTCATTTGAATATaactattaagaaataaaaatcaacatcGCAGGGACTGACATTATTTTTTGTATAAGAAATGACCAGTGTTGTCTATGTTTAAAATCACACCattacttcctggttcagtttcacaGAGCAGATAGCACTTGGCCTTCCAACTCAAGTTTCACTATAATTATAATAGCAACTGACTGCATGTATATATTTCTACAAGGAAACAACAtgattttttctgaaattaataattatttgcaTCAAGCCATTTTCCATATTCTGAGCACCTGAGGAAGCCAGTTTTACCTAGGTCTATTTTTAGGTACATATGCATTTCTAGAAGAGCTGTTGTCTCCATGCTTGAGTTGTCCAAATCCTTACGAAAGACACTTTTTTCCTCAAAGAAATGGGTAAAGGATAGATTTCTCAAACCCGCCAATTCTTTATAGGATTGCTAAGCCAGAAGTTTAAAATTAAGCTTTCTGAATCTTTTTGAGGTTGTCACTATAAGAAGCAAGCCGTCAGAGTAGATGTTTGTTTTACGCTGTGTTTCATCCATCAGACAGACTCCTGACTTCAGTTCTTTTCAAATATACTCTCCCATGTTCCTATCTACTCTCTCCTGAATAGATGGGACAGGGAACGTGGGACTCCCTTTGTTTATTCAGTTTGTTCCAGCTCTGTTGCAGGAGGATGTTTTACACTCCAGTTGAGAAAAAGAAGTGGCTGAAAAGGAGCTGAACCGTGGAAGAGAAGTGTGGCTCAGGTCCAGCCCTAAATAAGCATGAATGTGGTGAGCTAGTCAGTGACTATGGACACGCTTGCTATCTGTTGAACAGAATTTCAGTTAAATTATTGTCACACCCTTTCCTCTGCAGGAAACAGATCCTTGATTGATGGAGTAATAACTTCCTTTTGTTCCTCTAATAAGAAATTCGAGAGCACATAAATGCCACTTCGTTTTCTACCTGTCTTCTGAGAAACTGCATCATGTGATGGCTGTGGAGGACATCACCCGGCCATGTCCAGTCTGGGCCAGCTGCCCTGCCGCCTTTGGTCGAGGGAGAACTAGCCCTCCTCTGCTGGGGCTGCCCGCTGGTGGTCCAAGACCAGCTCCTGGTTCCAAACTGGCCGCAGGCAGACTGCTCAGTGGCTCTCCCAGGAGAGCAGCTGAAGGCGAAGGTAATTCCCTAAAGCAAGTCATTCCCTCTCTCTTGAGAACTTTTACAGCAGAACACGGAGCGGAGTGGCCTGCCAGAAGGGGAAGAATGTCCACTCACAGAAAGAAGCGCTGGCTGCAGGTGTCCAGGGTGGAAAAGAGAGTAATTGGTTTCTAGCACTGCcttgaattcttttatttctccatgtATTTAGGTACTAGGAAATGCACACACTTATAATCTGAGAGAGTTTCAATTACTTTCAGTCAGAAAGTAATCCCCAAACTAATCCTTTtgtaaaaaattgaaatgttaCCTAGTATGTTTTACCGTGATGATCTGGAAACGAGGACTGTCACAAAGGAATTGTATTACAGTAAAGAGTCTGCACGCTTACTTATAGAAGACAACTTCCACCTGAGAACAGCTAACTGGGGGGACCACGGGAATCACTAAAACctttctttaaacagaaaaaaattttaaagtcattttgaaaGGTCTTGGAACTTGCAgatgcaaaggaaaaaacaatcccAAGAGGTAAAAATGAATAAGGTGGATGACATCGCACTTAGTGAGACAAGGACGAAACAGGCGGTCCTGGGAGGGAGCTCAGAGACACCTGGTCAAGGTGACTATGTGCTCTTCTCCAGCAGGTGTGTGCAGCTGTGACCAGGGGACAGGTACAAAGACGTctattgcagcactgtttgtaagaatgaaaaagattccatggactgaataaatgaaacattCCGTTCataaaatgaaggaatgaaatagATTCCAcatgatgaatgaatggaatgaatggaatgaatgaaaaatgggaACATCTTAAAGGTAGCTTGTTCTACATTCCTGTAAGTCTCCTTACAGCTCTCGGGGACAGTTATCACCCCATCcaacagatgaggacacagaatCACAGGCGGGATTGGTGTCCTTACAGCCACGCCACGTCCAacaatagagattttttttaaaacttaatttatttttggctgtgttgtgtcttagttgcagtgtgcgggcttctcactgcagtggcttcccttgttgcagagcacgggctctaggcgcgcagacttcattagttgtggctcacgggcttagttgctctgcagcatgtggaatcttcccggaccagggctcgaacccgtgtcccctgcattggcaggcggattctcaaccactgcgccaccagggaggcccccaacAATGGAGATTTGAAACTAAATTCTGTCTGGGTCGAGTCGGGTCGTCTTGTATACAGGTTAGATTGGGGCAGAGTCGGCCTAATGTGGACGAGCAGATTAGCTGCTTTAGGGAAAGAGCAGTTAATGACGGGACCCAGGCATCTGGAGCTGAGCTAAGACCGATTCTCCCCCAAATGGTGTCAGACGGAGCAGGGACTTGCAGCTCCAGAGGTGGGGACGGCAGAGGTGGGACAGCTCCTGGGGACTGGCCATCCTGTGGGTGGCTGCCTCTCTAGCAGTGAGTCCCAGGAGGAAGAGGATTACTTAGAGTCCCTTTCAAAATGCATACACCTGCATATAGAGGATCCCCTGCACAGCTAATCTAAGTAGGTCCCCAAAATATAGGCACTTTCTTCTCATTCCATTACTAAGGTGATAGTGGGGACAGTACTCCCCGGCGGACTTTTATGCCTTGTCTAAGGACATTTcattgtatttcccacttagagactGTTAGGAAATCACTCTCCAGCTGACTACAGTTCAATGCTGAAGTACTTAGCTTATCTGACCTTGGCATTCATTAATTTTATCACACCAGCAGGAacttattcatattcttttcccccttccctaCAAAGCCACGTGGCCCCAAGTGGACCCAGTTCTCTCCTAATGCCTGAGGGGGAGTTCCTTAAACACCTTCCTATCTTAAAAGTTGTCTGTAGTGTGCTGGTCCAAACCCCCAACTCCTTGCCGTCAGTAGATTTAAGGGGCCCTTTTGTGCATGAGTGTTCTGAGATGCCATTAAAATTCTTacaaaaactgaaagtgaaatgagGAAGACTGATTGAGCAATCACATAGAAGGGCGAATGCCAGGAAGACCTATCATACAGTAGGGGCAGAGATGCGGCcgggcagagagaagaaaattcagGAGAACTCTCCGGAGGGCGAGCGCCGAGCTGGGCCATGTAGTCAATGTAGGACATCAACAAACACAGATAACAGGAAATGATCCATTCTCTGTGGTCACTTATTCAAAGGGCCCGAACCTTCAAAGTTCAAGGAGGGAAATGGATGACTCCACAGGGGAGCAGTCACGCCTTTCTCGCCTTAAGACCAGAGACGAAATGAAACTGAAGGAGACAGTCTCCATCCTCCCCCAGAAGGAAAGCCCCTCTGTCCGCTTCTCCAAAGATGGAAAGCTGCTGGCCGTGACCCTGCTGCTGGCCCTGCTGTCCTGCTGCCTCACGGTGCTGTCCTTCTGCCGCCTGGCTTCCCTGCAAGCAGAGCTGGGAAGGCTCCGGGCGGAGCTGCGGGAGCTGCCCGGCGCCCCCCAGGCGGGAGCCGCAGCCCCCAGGGCCGCCCTGCGGGAGGCTGCAGCCGCCACCTCCGCCCTGAAAGTGAGTCTGCggcagccccagccccacgcTCCCGCACCCAGACGCCCTGGCAATAACGGGGGCCTTTTCTCTTGGCAGGGGAGTTTTGCGCTACCAGCTCCCCGAGAAAGCAACTCCAGCCAAAGCAGCAGGAGTAAGCGTGGCCTGCAGGATGCAGAAGAAACAGGTATGTTGGGGGCACAGAAGCGGCTAGGAGTCAGGGATCCCGGTTCACAGGTGAGGAGCAGAGGGAAGCCAGACAGGACCTG
This genomic interval carries:
- the TNFSF13B gene encoding tumor necrosis factor ligand superfamily member 13B isoform X1; this encodes MTSHLVRQGRNRRSWEGAQRHLVKGPNLQSSRREMDDSTGEQSRLSRLKTRDEMKLKETVSILPQKESPSVRFSKDGKLLAVTLLLALLSCCLTVLSFCRLASLQAELGRLRAELRELPGAPQAGAAAPRAALREAAAATSALKGSFALPAPRESNSSQSSRSKRGLQDAEETVTQDCLQLIADSDTPTIRKGAYTFVPWLLSFKRGRALEEKENKILVKETGYFFIYGQVLYTDNTFAMGHLIQRKKVHVFGDELSLVTLFRCIQNMPETLPNNSCYSAGIAKLEEGDELQLAIPREDAKISRDGDGTFFGALKLL